In Candidatus Paceibacterota bacterium, one genomic interval encodes:
- a CDS encoding DUF1559 domain-containing protein has protein sequence MRSSRTAFTLIELLVVIAIIAILAALLLPALARAKSKAQAIQCMNNNKQLGLAWMMYAGDNNDNFAINSDKSADWNGTHSWVSGWLTWGLDRDNTNTLRLTDDRFSAMGPYTARAAKIYWCPTDIYLHPNQRAAGWGNRVRSVAMNAAIGGGNKATDFPWLTFVAHKSSQLTIPGPSDSWLFTDEHPDSIDDAILYSNPGSTNGIGQFTELPSSDHGGACGIGFADGHAEVHKWRDPRTVRGVTYTSVQRVSISTFSPDLAYLAARTPRAR, from the coding sequence ATGCGCTCTTCCAGAACAGCCTTTACTTTGATCGAGTTGCTGGTGGTGATCGCCATTATCGCCATTCTGGCCGCGCTGTTGCTCCCGGCCCTGGCGCGGGCCAAGTCGAAGGCGCAGGCCATCCAGTGCATGAATAACAACAAGCAGTTGGGCCTGGCCTGGATGATGTACGCGGGCGACAACAACGATAATTTTGCCATTAACAGCGACAAATCGGCCGATTGGAATGGCACCCACTCTTGGGTTAGCGGCTGGCTGACGTGGGGGCTGGACCGGGACAACACCAACACCCTGCGGCTCACGGACGACAGGTTCTCGGCCATGGGCCCCTACACCGCCCGGGCCGCCAAGATTTACTGGTGCCCAACGGATATTTACCTGCATCCGAACCAGCGGGCCGCGGGCTGGGGCAACCGCGTCCGCAGCGTCGCGATGAATGCCGCCATTGGCGGGGGCAACAAGGCTACGGACTTCCCCTGGCTGACGTTTGTGGCGCATAAATCGAGCCAGTTGACCATTCCCGGGCCCAGTGACAGCTGGCTGTTTACGGACGAGCACCCGGACAGCATTGATGACGCTATCCTTTATTCGAATCCCGGCTCCACCAACGGAATAGGGCAGTTCACCGAATTGCCTTCCAGCGACCACGGTGGCGCCTGCGGCATAGGTTTTGCCGACGGGCATGCGGAAGTGCACAAGTGGAGGGATCCCCGGACCGTCCGGGGCGTCACCTACACTTCGGTGCAACGCGTTTCCATCTCCACCTTCAGCCCGGACCTGGCCTATCTCGCGGCGCGCACACCGCGCGCCCGGTAG
- the pgsA gene encoding CDP-diacylglycerol--glycerol-3-phosphate 3-phosphatidyltransferase: protein MNLPNKLTISRFVLTIAFLAVMYSHVPFHRTIALVLFIAAGLTDFLDGQVARRRNLITNFGILMDPLADKIMVCSAFIAFVGLGWMPAWMVVIVVARELAITGLRLLAAAKNVVLAAEGYGKHKTISQIVAIITILVWASYAEWGPVGRAVFGFQWPGQTAWVEWLAELAKWVAVALTFISGWLYLWHNRALYLQDL from the coding sequence ATGAATTTGCCCAATAAGCTGACCATTTCCCGCTTTGTCCTCACGATCGCCTTCCTGGCCGTGATGTACTCCCACGTGCCCTTTCACCGGACCATCGCCCTGGTGCTCTTCATTGCCGCCGGCCTGACCGACTTCCTCGACGGGCAGGTTGCCCGGCGCCGCAATCTCATTACGAACTTCGGCATCCTGATGGACCCGCTCGCGGACAAGATCATGGTTTGCTCCGCTTTCATCGCCTTCGTCGGGCTGGGCTGGATGCCCGCGTGGATGGTCGTGATCGTGGTCGCCCGCGAGCTGGCCATCACGGGTTTGCGCCTGCTGGCCGCCGCCAAGAATGTCGTGCTGGCGGCGGAGGGCTACGGCAAGCACAAGACCATCTCTCAGATTGTTGCCATCATCACCATCCTGGTCTGGGCAAGTTACGCCGAGTGGGGCCCCGTGGGCCGCGCGGTTTTTGGATTCCAGTGGCCCGGCCAGACCGCCTGGGTCGAATGGCTGGCCGAGCTGGCCAAATGGGTCGCCGTCGCCCTCACCTTCATCTCCGGCTGGCTCTACCTCTGGCACAACCGCGCCCTTTACCTCCAGGACCTGTGA
- a CDS encoding two-component regulator propeller domain-containing protein, whose protein sequence is MLAAAAVLGGAARASAVVLWSDLGATLAHETGNGTDILGGALKRDNSSHDTLFFKFHVEPLSDAGTEEYFAAFQLFEGEAERLGVGNSLKAWAYSAFNTTTNGEFNKVFGDMDLRSAQPESSSPGVFLPYELPRRGAERTIVLKVNYVSGGEDLITVWLNPDLSPGATESSQPERLTTTFSANASFDEIRLRHGGGGGGWTFSDMQIATAFGDFVFSGGPGEGGGDRAGGGLALTFRAWGREQGLPQNVVHALAQTRDGYLWLGSDDGLARFDGVRFVSFGLREGLRSGPVRVLFEDSQGALWIGTAGGGLTRWQDGQFTSFSMRDGLPSDSITALGEDNEGQLWVGTEAGLALWQNGRLATPGAAAAFKGKAITALHRNRRGLMWLGATGLGIFCWQEGRFVSLSDASVEGLLQNPHCLLEDNAGRIWVGAGDDFVLCLDGGQWRRYRIPRHLARPYVSALAEEADGTVWAGSVSEGLFRFREGKLAAINASIGLLDNSVEALLVDREGNLWVGTAAGLNRLRRSNLLVLGQNEGLGYGPVQGLAEVAPGVIWAAKPNDGLYQWGGRGFTRLNVAGLPRRYSDTMALLRTRDGNCWMSAEGGLWCFKDPQHAPGDAKLVAQPGFDVIALAEERDGGVWAGTREGQVWRLRRGEWAAWTNYWQSHPVTAILEDPEGTMWIGTGGDGLHCYKGQSNTHLRKGDKLLSDWIRALYLDPAGTLWIGSLGGGLSRWRNGQLATFTASDGLPDNTISQILEDDKGRLWLGSNRGIACVSKQELGEWEAGRVPSLYPQVFGRVEGMPSEECTGGFCPAGLKMESGWLCFATLKGIVAAVPGAQNTEASAPSVVLEEAMIDGVVATPRRSRVAGEKGKPSRAASVAETEIRVRPGKHRLEFRYTGMNFSSPEQVRFRYRLEPLERDWVEAGAMRTAFYSYVPPGNYHFRVTACNSGGTWNEAGAGLALVVMPHFWQAWWFLGLVSLVLLASGAGAVRLVEKRKHQRRMKLLEQERALERERARIAQDLHDDLGSSLTRISLLSDLARTDKDNPSQVETHAQKISQSAGQTVRALEEIVWALRPGSDSLQSLVEYIAHFANELFEGDTARCRLDLPHDLPARSLPPEMRHSIFLVVKEALTNALKHSHAREVQVQAKASPQALEIVIRDDGQGFVEGALPATPGKRHGLGNMRQRAESMGGALAVESVPGKGTTVRLSLRFPA, encoded by the coding sequence ATGCTGGCGGCCGCAGCCGTTTTGGGTGGAGCGGCCAGGGCAAGCGCCGTGGTTCTCTGGAGTGACCTAGGGGCGACGCTGGCGCACGAAACGGGCAATGGCACGGACATTCTGGGCGGGGCGCTCAAACGGGATAACTCCTCCCACGACACGCTCTTTTTCAAGTTTCACGTGGAGCCGTTGTCGGACGCGGGCACCGAGGAGTACTTCGCCGCGTTCCAGCTCTTTGAAGGGGAAGCCGAACGCCTGGGGGTGGGCAATTCACTAAAGGCCTGGGCTTACAGCGCATTCAATACGACCACCAACGGCGAGTTCAACAAAGTTTTCGGCGACATGGACTTGCGGTCCGCGCAGCCGGAATCCTCCAGCCCCGGCGTTTTCCTGCCCTACGAGCTGCCCCGCCGCGGCGCGGAACGAACCATTGTGTTGAAGGTGAACTACGTGTCCGGCGGGGAAGACCTCATCACGGTCTGGCTGAATCCGGATTTGTCACCCGGCGCAACCGAATCCAGCCAGCCGGAGCGCCTGACAACGACCTTCAGCGCCAACGCTTCCTTTGACGAAATCCGTCTGCGCCACGGCGGCGGCGGGGGCGGCTGGACCTTCAGCGACATGCAGATTGCCACGGCCTTTGGCGATTTCGTTTTCTCCGGCGGACCAGGCGAAGGAGGCGGTGACCGCGCGGGGGGCGGTCTGGCTTTGACGTTCCGTGCCTGGGGGCGGGAGCAGGGGCTGCCGCAGAACGTGGTGCACGCGCTGGCACAAACCCGCGACGGCTACCTCTGGCTCGGGAGCGATGACGGTCTGGCACGGTTTGATGGCGTGCGCTTTGTATCCTTTGGCCTGCGGGAAGGCTTGCGCAGCGGCCCGGTGCGCGTGCTGTTTGAAGACAGTCAAGGCGCGTTGTGGATCGGGACGGCCGGCGGCGGCTTGACGCGCTGGCAGGATGGCCAGTTCACTTCTTTCTCGATGCGGGACGGGCTGCCGTCCGATTCGATCACCGCGCTGGGGGAGGATAACGAAGGACAACTTTGGGTGGGCACGGAAGCAGGCCTGGCGCTGTGGCAAAACGGGCGGCTCGCGACACCGGGTGCTGCGGCGGCATTCAAAGGCAAAGCCATCACTGCGCTCCACCGGAACCGGCGGGGGCTGATGTGGCTGGGCGCGACCGGCCTGGGCATCTTCTGCTGGCAGGAGGGCAGGTTTGTTTCACTGTCGGATGCTTCGGTGGAGGGGTTGCTGCAAAACCCACACTGTTTGTTGGAGGACAATGCCGGCCGCATTTGGGTTGGCGCGGGCGATGACTTCGTCCTGTGCCTGGACGGTGGGCAATGGCGGCGTTACCGGATTCCGCGGCACCTGGCCCGGCCATATGTGAGCGCGCTGGCCGAGGAGGCGGACGGAACCGTGTGGGCCGGATCGGTGAGCGAAGGCCTGTTTCGCTTCAGGGAGGGCAAGCTCGCCGCCATCAATGCCAGCATCGGTCTTCTGGACAACTCGGTTGAGGCGCTGCTGGTTGATCGGGAGGGAAACCTGTGGGTGGGCACTGCCGCCGGGTTGAATCGCCTGCGGCGCAGCAACTTGCTGGTGCTCGGCCAGAATGAAGGGCTGGGTTATGGCCCGGTGCAAGGGTTGGCCGAAGTGGCGCCCGGGGTGATTTGGGCGGCCAAGCCCAACGATGGCTTGTATCAATGGGGAGGCAGGGGTTTCACCCGCCTGAACGTGGCGGGATTGCCGAGGCGCTATTCGGACACGATGGCTTTGCTCAGGACGCGCGACGGCAACTGTTGGATGAGCGCGGAGGGCGGGTTGTGGTGCTTCAAGGATCCGCAGCATGCACCTGGGGATGCGAAGCTGGTGGCGCAGCCGGGATTCGACGTGATCGCCCTGGCCGAGGAACGGGATGGCGGCGTATGGGCCGGCACGAGGGAGGGCCAGGTGTGGCGGCTGCGGCGGGGCGAGTGGGCAGCCTGGACCAACTACTGGCAGTCCCACCCGGTCACGGCCATCCTGGAGGATCCCGAGGGAACCATGTGGATTGGCACCGGCGGAGATGGGCTGCATTGTTACAAAGGCCAATCGAACACCCATCTCCGGAAGGGGGACAAACTGTTGAGCGACTGGATTCGCGCGCTGTATTTGGACCCCGCTGGGACGCTGTGGATTGGCAGTTTGGGGGGCGGCTTGAGCCGGTGGCGCAATGGCCAACTCGCGACCTTTACCGCCAGCGACGGACTTCCCGACAATACGATCTCCCAAATCCTGGAAGACGATAAAGGGCGGCTATGGCTGGGGAGCAACCGCGGCATTGCCTGTGTGAGCAAGCAGGAGTTGGGCGAATGGGAGGCGGGCCGGGTTCCCTCGCTGTATCCGCAAGTCTTTGGCCGCGTGGAGGGCATGCCGTCGGAGGAATGCACGGGTGGCTTTTGTCCGGCGGGCCTGAAGATGGAGTCCGGCTGGCTCTGCTTCGCAACCCTCAAGGGGATTGTCGCGGCCGTGCCGGGCGCGCAGAACACGGAAGCATCCGCCCCGTCCGTGGTGTTGGAGGAGGCCATGATTGACGGGGTGGTGGCGACTCCCCGGCGGTCCCGGGTGGCGGGGGAAAAGGGAAAGCCGAGCCGAGCGGCCTCTGTAGCGGAGACTGAGATACGTGTCAGGCCCGGCAAACACCGACTGGAGTTTCGCTACACCGGCATGAATTTCAGCTCGCCGGAACAGGTGCGTTTTCGCTACCGGCTCGAACCCCTGGAACGGGACTGGGTGGAGGCCGGGGCAATGCGCACGGCCTTCTACAGTTACGTGCCGCCGGGCAATTACCACTTCCGGGTTACCGCCTGCAATAGTGGCGGGACGTGGAACGAGGCCGGGGCGGGCCTGGCCCTGGTCGTAATGCCGCATTTCTGGCAGGCCTGGTGGTTTCTCGGGTTGGTGTCGCTGGTGCTGCTGGCATCCGGCGCCGGCGCCGTTCGGCTGGTGGAAAAGCGAAAGCACCAGCGCCGGATGAAGTTGCTGGAGCAGGAACGCGCCCTCGAACGCGAACGCGCGCGCATCGCGCAGGACCTGCACGATGATTTGGGTTCTTCGCTCACCCGCATTTCGCTGTTGAGCGATCTGGCCCGGACGGACAAGGACAACCCCAGCCAGGTCGAAACCCACGCGCAGAAGATCTCCCAATCCGCCGGCCAGACGGTGCGGGCGCTGGAGGAGATTGTCTGGGCGCTGCGGCCGGGCAGCGATTCGCTGCAAAGCCTGGTGGAATATATCGCCCACTTCGCCAACGAGCTGTTTGAGGGGGACACCGCGCGCTGCCGCCTGGACCTGCCCCACGATCTGCCCGCGCGGTCGCTGCCCCCGGAAATGCGGCATAGTATCTTCCTGGTGGTCAAGGAGGCGCTGACCAACGCGCTGAAGCACAGCCATGCCCGGGAAGTCCAGGTGCAGGCCAAAGCCTCACCCCAGGCGCTTGAGATTGTGATTCGGGACGACGGACAAGGCTTCGTGGAGGGCGCGCTGCCGGCAACGCCGGGCAAGCGGCACGGGCTCGGCAACATGCGCCAGCGTGCCGAGAGTATGGGGGGGGCGCTGGCGGTCGAGAGCGTTCCGGGCAAGGGGACCACCGTCCGCTTAAGCCTGAGGTTTCCCGCTTGA
- a CDS encoding helix-turn-helix domain-containing protein, translating into MPTVAEQLRQAREARSLTVQQVAEITKIRADHVRAVEEGNYDVFSAPVYIRGFVRTYSTLLKLDVPQVMSALDEELGRTDKFAEPPPLAKHPHSALDYVMLLLSQVDWRKWAIALGAVAIVIGAAWAWVAWRQHNPLKGVKPGMYQLTNGTAGDTLPLPTQAPAPRR; encoded by the coding sequence ATGCCCACTGTCGCCGAACAACTCCGCCAAGCCCGCGAGGCCAGGAGCCTCACGGTGCAGCAGGTGGCGGAGATCACGAAGATTCGAGCCGACCATGTCCGCGCGGTGGAAGAAGGCAACTACGATGTGTTTTCCGCGCCGGTCTATATCCGCGGCTTTGTGCGCACTTATTCGACCCTGTTGAAGCTGGACGTGCCGCAAGTGATGTCCGCGCTGGACGAGGAGCTGGGACGCACGGACAAGTTCGCCGAGCCGCCGCCGCTGGCGAAGCATCCGCACAGCGCGCTGGATTACGTGATGCTCCTGCTCTCCCAGGTGGATTGGCGAAAGTGGGCCATTGCGTTGGGAGCCGTTGCCATTGTGATCGGCGCCGCCTGGGCCTGGGTTGCCTGGCGGCAACACAATCCGCTAAAGGGCGTGAAGCCCGGGATGTATCAACTCACCAACGGCACGGCGGGCGACACGCTGCCGCTGCCGACGCAAGCTCCCGCGCCGCGACGTTGA
- a CDS encoding response regulator transcription factor → MPIKVAIVDDDEGIRASLTTLIRRAPTLRLVGDYADAEAALKDIPHRTPDVVLMDINLPGMNGVECVRQLKGSLPEVQFLMLTVYEDSDSLFNSLKAGASGYLLKRTASTRLLEAIRDVHGGGSPVTPQLARRLVQYFSRPADGDSSVSRLTPGEREFLDQLAKGYAYKEIADRMSISIDTVRSFVRTVYEKLHVHSRTEAVVKYLRG, encoded by the coding sequence ATGCCGATCAAAGTTGCGATTGTGGATGACGACGAAGGCATTCGCGCCAGTCTGACGACGTTGATCCGACGCGCGCCCACGCTCCGGTTGGTGGGCGACTACGCCGACGCGGAGGCGGCTTTAAAAGACATCCCCCACCGGACGCCGGACGTGGTTTTAATGGACATCAACCTGCCCGGGATGAACGGGGTGGAATGTGTCCGCCAGCTCAAGGGCAGCCTCCCCGAGGTGCAGTTCCTGATGTTGACCGTGTATGAGGACAGCGATTCGCTGTTCAACTCCCTGAAAGCCGGGGCGAGCGGCTACCTGCTCAAGCGAACCGCCTCCACCCGGCTGCTGGAAGCCATCCGGGACGTGCATGGCGGCGGTTCGCCCGTGACTCCGCAACTAGCCCGGCGGCTGGTCCAGTATTTCTCGCGGCCGGCCGACGGGGATTCCTCCGTCTCGCGGCTGACGCCGGGGGAGAGGGAATTCCTGGATCAGCTCGCAAAGGGCTACGCCTACAAAGAGATTGCCGACCGGATGAGCATCAGCATTGACACCGTGCGCAGCTTCGTGCGGACGGTCTATGAGAAGCTGCACGTCCACTCCCGGACCGAGGCGGTAGTTAAGTATCTGCGGGGCTGA
- a CDS encoding phage holin family protein, whose amino-acid sequence MADPGESQVGVFASLTRLLKTSFAIAHNRLELALVELREERWRFFDTLLLGGLVLILVAMTLLVASVAIVVVCVKAGRLDLVVLLTALYLLGAIISFWRLRQRLKNWEPFSATVAELKKDKVCWDEKS is encoded by the coding sequence ATGGCCGACCCGGGAGAGTCCCAAGTGGGCGTCTTCGCGTCGCTGACGCGGCTGCTGAAGACGAGTTTTGCCATCGCGCACAACCGGCTGGAGCTGGCGCTGGTCGAGTTGCGCGAGGAACGCTGGCGGTTCTTCGACACCTTGCTGCTGGGCGGCCTGGTGCTGATTCTGGTGGCGATGACCCTGCTGGTGGCTTCGGTGGCGATCGTGGTGGTGTGCGTAAAGGCGGGACGGCTCGATCTGGTTGTATTGCTGACGGCGCTCTACCTGTTGGGGGCCATCATTAGCTTCTGGCGTTTGCGTCAGCGGTTGAAGAACTGGGAGCCTTTCTCGGCGACGGTGGCCGAGCTCAAGAAGGACAAAGTGTGCTGGGACGAGAAGAGCTAG
- a CDS encoding phosphatidylglycerophosphatase A: MKLWIAQGLGIGRIPLAPGTFGSLVGVLWFALLLQTGSFWLYAAGTLATVALSVWLCGFAEKVLGQKDPGSVVLDEIAALPVCFLGWVAAQAWKTGALPGLEAFFSATTWPLTLGVFVAFRVFDVAKPWPVHQSQALPGGWGITMDDVLAAGYVNVAVLLFHTARRLLS; the protein is encoded by the coding sequence GTGAAACTCTGGATCGCGCAAGGCCTCGGCATCGGCCGCATCCCGCTGGCGCCGGGCACCTTTGGCTCGCTCGTGGGCGTGCTCTGGTTCGCCCTGCTTCTCCAGACGGGGAGCTTCTGGCTTTACGCCGCCGGCACTCTCGCCACCGTTGCCCTTTCCGTCTGGCTCTGTGGCTTCGCCGAAAAGGTCCTCGGGCAAAAGGATCCCGGCTCGGTTGTGCTCGACGAAATTGCCGCGCTGCCGGTTTGCTTCCTGGGCTGGGTGGCGGCGCAGGCCTGGAAGACCGGCGCGCTGCCCGGGTTGGAGGCGTTCTTCTCGGCGACCACCTGGCCGCTGACACTGGGCGTCTTTGTCGCTTTCCGCGTGTTTGATGTCGCCAAGCCCTGGCCCGTGCACCAAAGCCAGGCCTTGCCCGGCGGCTGGGGGATAACAATGGATGACGTGCTGGCGGCGGGTTACGTCAACGTGGCCGTGCTGCTGTTTCACACAGCCAGGAGGCTGCTGTCGTAG
- a CDS encoding DUF883 family protein, producing MTTDQANARLKADLKAVVHDAEELMKATANQAGEKLGEVRSRLAAALESAKASCERMEDKTIAAAKVTDRTIREHPYESVGIAFGVGLLLGVLVARR from the coding sequence ATGACGACCGATCAAGCTAACGCGAGACTGAAAGCGGACCTCAAAGCGGTGGTGCACGATGCCGAGGAGCTGATGAAAGCCACGGCCAATCAGGCCGGGGAGAAGCTTGGCGAAGTGCGGAGCCGCCTGGCGGCGGCGCTGGAGTCCGCCAAGGCCAGCTGCGAGCGGATGGAGGACAAGACCATCGCGGCGGCCAAAGTCACCGACCGCACGATTCGCGAGCATCCCTACGAATCCGTCGGTATTGCCTTTGGCGTGGGACTTCTGTTGGGGGTATTGGTCGCGCGCAGATAA